A stretch of Candidatus Sulfotelmatobacter sp. DNA encodes these proteins:
- a CDS encoding YbfB/YjiJ family MFS transporter, whose translation MSNRPFLAGALVLAVAMGVGRFAYTPLLAIMRVDAGLTVSMAGVLASINLAGYLVGAALGMLPLLRTHRRAYVIAAPILVALLTAAMALGPAVWPTARFVTGVASGVSFVLVTSLLLDYLHGRASTYGAAILFSGVGIGIAGSGALVAAFARLGGSSAAWLGTGVVSLLLLIAFVRWLPADSSPPAPDASAGRGGLGAPFVWLSIAYGIEGAAYVIPATFLVVLIRQTPAIAGLADAAWIVVGLVAIPSMAFVAMATRRFGAPRALIVATAVQALTFLGPILLPGALGVAVIAVGLGGTFIVITALSTAIGRSMAPHRSNFVVGLMTVIYGAGQVAGPLLATWISLTTGSYRPALVDASIALVAGTVALIVGIGRTAPA comes from the coding sequence ATGTCGAATCGACCGTTTCTCGCCGGAGCCCTCGTCCTCGCCGTGGCGATGGGCGTCGGCCGCTTCGCATACACGCCGCTGCTGGCGATCATGCGCGTCGACGCCGGACTCACGGTCTCGATGGCCGGGGTGCTGGCCTCGATCAACTTGGCGGGATATCTGGTCGGCGCGGCACTCGGGATGCTGCCACTGTTGCGCACGCACCGGCGCGCGTACGTCATCGCGGCGCCGATCCTCGTCGCGCTGTTGACGGCGGCGATGGCGCTCGGACCGGCCGTGTGGCCGACGGCCCGTTTCGTCACCGGCGTGGCCAGCGGCGTCTCGTTCGTGCTCGTCACCAGCCTGCTTCTCGATTATCTGCACGGCCGCGCCTCGACCTACGGCGCCGCGATCCTCTTCTCCGGCGTGGGGATCGGGATCGCCGGCAGCGGCGCGCTCGTCGCCGCGTTCGCGCGGCTGGGCGGCTCGTCCGCCGCGTGGCTGGGCACCGGCGTCGTCTCGCTGTTGCTGCTGATCGCGTTCGTGCGTTGGCTGCCCGCCGACAGCTCGCCGCCGGCACCCGACGCGAGTGCCGGCCGTGGCGGGCTGGGCGCGCCGTTCGTGTGGCTGTCGATCGCCTACGGCATCGAAGGGGCGGCGTACGTGATCCCGGCGACGTTCTTGGTCGTGCTGATCCGGCAGACGCCGGCGATCGCCGGTCTCGCCGACGCGGCGTGGATCGTCGTCGGCCTGGTGGCGATCCCGTCGATGGCGTTCGTCGCGATGGCGACGCGGCGCTTCGGCGCGCCGCGCGCGCTCATCGTCGCGACGGCCGTGCAGGCGCTGACGTTCCTCGGCCCGATCCTGCTGCCCGGCGCGCTCGGCGTCGCGGTGATCGCGGTCGGTCTGGGCGGAACGTTCATCGTCATCACGGCGCTCTCGACCGCGATCGGCCGTTCGATGGCCCCGCACCGCAGCAACTTCGTGGTCGGACTGATGACGGTGATCTACGGCGCGGGGCAAGTCGCGGGGCCGCTGCTCGCGACCTGGATCTCGCTCACGACCGGCAGCTATCGCCCCGCGCTCGTCGACGCCTCCATCGCGCTGGTAGCCGGCACGGTCGCGTTGATCGTCGGCATCGGCCGCACCGCGCCCGCATAG